In the genome of Nonlabens sp. MB-3u-79, one region contains:
- a CDS encoding dipeptidase codes for MNTKPYVDQHKDRFINELIDLLKIPSVSADPAHKNDVIRASEVIKESLKKAGCDHVEICETPGYPIVYGEKIIDKNLPTVLVYGHYDVQPPDPINLWDSPPFEPVIKKTALHPDGAIFARGACDDKGQMYMHVKAMEYMTANNELPCNVKFMIEGEEEVGSESLGWFLERNREKLANDVILISDTGMISKDVPSITTGLRGLSYVEVEVTGPNRDLHSGLYGGAVANPINVLCDMIAQLHDDNHHITIPGFYDKVEELSKEERAEMAKAPFSQKAYNKALDIAEEHGEKGYTTNERNSIRPTLDVNGIWGGYTGEGAKTVIASKAYAKISMRLVPDQNWHEITELFQKHFESIAPASVTVKVTPHHGGTAYVTPIDSLGYKAASAAYEDTFGKTPIPQRSGGSIPIVALFEKELDSKSILMGFGLDSDAIHSPNEHFGIWNYLKGIETIPHFYKHFTEMSK; via the coding sequence ATGAATACCAAACCTTATGTTGATCAGCACAAAGATCGATTCATAAATGAACTCATAGACTTACTTAAGATCCCATCTGTTAGCGCAGATCCTGCCCATAAAAACGATGTGATTAGAGCCAGTGAAGTGATTAAAGAATCCCTAAAAAAAGCCGGCTGTGACCACGTAGAAATATGTGAAACACCAGGCTACCCTATTGTTTACGGTGAAAAAATAATAGATAAAAACCTGCCTACAGTATTGGTTTATGGTCATTACGATGTACAACCACCAGATCCTATAAATTTATGGGACAGCCCACCTTTTGAGCCGGTGATTAAAAAAACAGCCCTTCATCCAGACGGAGCCATATTTGCTCGTGGTGCTTGTGATGACAAAGGACAAATGTATATGCACGTAAAAGCTATGGAATACATGACGGCAAATAACGAGCTGCCATGTAATGTTAAGTTCATGATTGAAGGGGAAGAAGAAGTGGGAAGCGAGTCTTTAGGATGGTTTCTAGAACGCAATAGAGAAAAACTAGCTAACGACGTGATCTTGATTTCTGATACGGGCATGATCTCTAAAGACGTCCCTAGCATCACCACAGGACTGCGTGGTTTGAGCTATGTAGAAGTTGAAGTAACCGGACCTAATCGCGACTTGCACTCCGGACTTTATGGTGGTGCCGTAGCAAATCCTATCAATGTATTGTGCGACATGATCGCCCAACTCCACGATGATAACCATCACATCACCATTCCAGGGTTCTATGATAAAGTAGAAGAGCTCAGTAAAGAAGAACGTGCCGAAATGGCCAAAGCGCCATTCTCTCAAAAAGCCTACAACAAAGCACTAGACATCGCTGAAGAACATGGTGAAAAAGGGTATACCACTAACGAACGCAATAGCATTAGGCCTACCTTAGACGTGAATGGGATTTGGGGCGGCTACACCGGCGAAGGCGCCAAAACCGTAATCGCCAGTAAAGCCTATGCAAAAATATCCATGCGACTGGTTCCCGACCAAAACTGGCATGAAATCACCGAATTGTTTCAGAAACACTTTGAAAGCATCGCTCCAGCAAGCGTAACCGTAAAAGTAACACCACATCATGGTGGAACGGCTTATGTGACGCCTATTGATAGTCTGGGCTATAAAGCAGCAAGTGCCGCTTATGAAGATACCTTTGGCAAGACGCCTATCCCACAGCGCAGTGGTGGCTCGATTCCTATAGTTGCATTATTTGAAAAAGAACTGGATTCTAAGTCTATCCTTATGGGATTTGGACTGGACAGTGATGCCATCCACTCTCCTAACGAGCATTTCGGAATCTGGAATTACCTAAAAGGAATTGAAACGATTCCGCATTTTTATAAGCA